The Archocentrus centrarchus isolate MPI-CPG fArcCen1 chromosome 7, fArcCen1, whole genome shotgun sequence genome window below encodes:
- the LOC115783588 gene encoding oxysterol-binding protein-related protein 2-like, with product MSNEDEFFDAVTGLESDESYEGLSEASFKDAQGIDSSSQKNNGSVPQENGIKKHRTALPAPMFSRNNISVWSILKKCIGLELSKITMPIAFNEPLSFLQRITEYMEHTYLINRACSLSDSIDRMQAVAAFAVSAVASQWDRTGKPFNPLLGETYELIREEQGFRLVSEQVSHHPPVSAFHAESLAGDFVFHGSIYPKLKFWGKSVEAEPKGTITLELLKYGEAYTWSNPNCCVHNVILGKLWIEQYGTVEIINHSTGDKCVLNFKPCGMFGKELHKVEGYIQDKSKKKLAVIYGKWTECMWSVDPQAYEANKKSEKKGDNRKQKNEELEGAENDDADDMPEVQETVSVVPGSTLLWRIDSRPAHSSMMYNFTNFAMCLNELEPSMEAILPSTDCRFRPDIRAMENGNMDEASIEKERLEEKQRAARKERAKTDEEWSTRWFHMGTNPYTGSQDWIYTGGYFNRNYQDLPDIY from the exons ATGAGCAATGAGGATGAGTTCTTTGACGCCGTCACAG GCCTGGAATCGGACGAGTCGTACGAGGGGCTGTCGGAGGCCAGTTTCAAAGATGCACAAGGGATTGACAGCAGCAGCCAGAAGAACAATGGATCAGTCCCACAGGAGAATGGCATCAAGAAACACAG GACGGCTCTCCCTGCGCCCATGTTTTCCAGAAACAATATCAGTGTCTGGAGTATCCTGAAGAAATGTATTGGATTG GAACTGTCCAAGATCACGATGCCCATTGCCTTCAACGAGCCTCTGAGCTTCCTGCAGAGAATCACAGAATACATGGAACACACTTACCTCATCAACAGAGCCTGCTCACTGTCCGACTCTATAGACCGCATGCAG GCAGTAGCTGCTTTTGCTGTGTCAGCGGTTGCATCCCAGTGGGACAGAACTGGAAAGCCTTTCAATCCTTTGCTGGGAGAGACCTATGAACTTATCAG AGAGGAACAGGGTTTCCGACTAGTATCCGAGCAGGTATCCCATCATCCTCCAGTGAGCGCATTCCATGCTGAGAGCCTGGCTGGGGATTTTGTCTTCCACGGCTCCATCTACCCTAAACTGAAATTCTGGGGAAAGAGTGTTGAAGCAGAGCCTAAAGGGACTATCACACTAGAGCTACTCAA GTACGGGGAGGCATACACATGGAGCAACCCTAACTGCTGTGTGCACAATGTCATCCTGGGCAAACTGTGGATAGAGCAGTATGGCACAGTAGAAATCATCAACCACAG cacTGGAGACAAATGTGTGTTGAATTTCAAGCCCTGTGGGATGTTTGGCAAAGAGCTGCACAAAGTGGAGGGATACATCCAAGACAAGAG caaAAAGAAACTTGCTGTTATCTATGGGAAGTGGACTGAATGCATGTGGAGCGTCGACCCTCAGGCCTACGAGGCAAACAAGAAGTCAGAGAAGAAAGGAGAcaacaggaagcaaaaaaaT GAGGAACTCGAGGGCGCGGAGAACGATGATGCAGATGATATGCCCGAAGTCCAAGAGACTGTGTCTGTCGTACCAGGAAGCACTTTGTTGTGGAGGATAGACTCTAGACCAGCACACTCTTCTATG ATGTACAACTTCACAAACTTTGCAATGTGTCTCAATGAGCTGGAGCCGAGTATGGAGGCCATCCTGCCTTCCACCGATTGTCGCTTCAGGCCTGACATCAGAGCAATGGAGAATGGCAACATGG ATGAGGCCAGTATAGAAAAGGAAAGACTGGAGGAGAAACAGAGAGCTGCCAGAAAGGAGAGAGCCAAGACAGATGAGGAGTGGTCTACTAG gtGGTTCCACATGGGCACCAATCCATACACAGGCTCCCAGGATTGGATCTACACTGGTGGCTACTTCAACAGGAACTACCAAGACTTGCCTGATATCTACTGA